CACTCCGGCCCCGACTTACGCGCCCCGAGTAACAGTGGTTTAAAGCCGAGGGCGGACCCGTACCCGAGCCCCTAAATGGTGTGGTTCCTGATCTGGTTCTTGCCCCTGGACTTGGCCGTAAAGAGCAGTTCGTCGACCTGGCGCAAAATGAGCTTGTGGTCAGGCTCGTCGGAGGTCTTGCACGCCATGAACCCGCCGCTGATGGTGAGGTGGAGCATCGGATTGTCGGGCCACTGCAGCATGGCCACCGCCTCGCGGAACTTGTCGGCACGCGCAAAGGCGTCGACCTCGGACTTAGCCTTGATAATGCAGATGAACTCCTCGCCGCCGTAACGCACGGCGCACTCGCCCACCTCGTCGTTCACAAAGTCGTCGAACAGCCTTGATACACGACGCAGCACCTGGTCGCCAAAAATGTGGCCGTAGGTGTCGTTCACCTGCTTGAAGTCGTCAAGGTC
This region of Fibrobacter sp. UWP2 genomic DNA includes:
- a CDS encoding GGDEF domain-containing protein yields the protein MLLTEVSERASAIDVVASYIIMSVVIYCIGVFVVAAYAKEREQRERLVSRLDYLSKRDPLTELYNRRYLIQYLENMTWNRSGNFYIIMFDLDDFKQVNDTYGHIFGDQVLRRVSRLFDDFVNDEVGECAVRYGGEEFICIIKAKSEVDAFARADKFREAVAMLQWPDNPMLHLTISGGFMACKTSDEPDHKLILRQVDELLFTAKSRGKNQIRNHTI